Proteins found in one Solitalea lacus genomic segment:
- a CDS encoding DUF3276 family protein, which translates to MGDFDNKEREEVFSKKVRAGKRTYFFDVKSTRAGDYYITVTESKKRMEDGVFVKHKIFLYKEDFEKFAEGLNEVVDYIKSNQDVVEKRYEAYESNGVHDKIDDDFSF; encoded by the coding sequence ATGGGAGATTTTGATAACAAAGAGCGCGAAGAAGTATTCTCTAAAAAAGTAAGAGCAGGAAAACGTACTTATTTTTTCGATGTAAAATCGACACGTGCGGGAGATTATTATATTACCGTAACAGAAAGTAAAAAACGCATGGAAGATGGGGTGTTTGTGAAACACAAGATTTTCCTTTACAAAGAAGACTTCGAAAAATTCGCTGAAGGCTTGAATGAGGTGGTTGATTATATCAAATCGAACCAGGATGTTGTTGAAAAACGCTACGAAGCTTACGAAAGCAATGGCGTTCATGACAAAATTGATGACGATTTCTCATTCTAA
- a CDS encoding TetR/AcrR family transcriptional regulator, which produces MKTQITDKRQSILNASLEIITENGFHGSSMKLIAEKAGVASGTIYLYFKSKEELINDLFLEIRHRINDVVQNAYDEGVDYKVNFTSIWHALYDFYLNNDQVFKFIEQYSSSPFIVEATKRKGERILAPVYEILGVGIDQGYLKPMHLTALLSLVYGPIIALVRFHHNNEINLNEDIILGDIIESCWLSIKK; this is translated from the coding sequence ATGAAGACCCAAATAACTGATAAACGTCAGTCGATTTTAAATGCATCTTTAGAAATAATAACTGAAAATGGATTTCATGGGTCGTCTATGAAATTAATAGCGGAAAAGGCAGGGGTAGCCTCAGGAACAATTTATTTGTATTTTAAAAGTAAAGAAGAGTTGATTAATGATCTGTTCTTGGAAATTCGTCATAGAATTAATGACGTTGTGCAAAATGCTTATGATGAAGGAGTTGATTATAAAGTCAATTTTACATCGATTTGGCACGCTCTTTATGACTTTTATTTAAATAACGATCAGGTTTTTAAATTTATTGAACAATATTCGAGTTCTCCGTTTATTGTTGAAGCCACTAAAAGAAAAGGAGAACGAATACTTGCTCCGGTTTATGAAATTTTAGGTGTTGGAATAGATCAAGGTTATTTAAAGCCAATGCATTTAACCGCTTTGTTGTCATTGGTATATGGGCCAATAATAGCATTAGTTCGTTTTCATCATAACAATGAAATTAACTTAAATGAAGATATCATTTTAGGGGATATTATTGAATCTTGTTGGTTAAGCATTAAAAAATAA